A part of Thermotoga petrophila RKU-1 genomic DNA contains:
- a CDS encoding cold shock domain-containing protein → MRGKVKWFDAKKGYGFITKDEGGDVFVHWSAIEMEGFKTLKEGQVVEFEIQEGKKGPQAAHVKVVQ, encoded by the coding sequence ATGAGAGGAAAGGTTAAGTGGTTCGATGCCAAGAAGGGCTACGGATTCATTACAAAGGACGAAGGAGGAGACGTGTTCGTACACTGGTCAGCCATCGAAATGGAAGGTTTCAAAACTCTGAAGGAAGGTCAGGTCGTCGAGTTCGAGATTCAGGAAGGCAAGAAAGGTCCACAGGCAGCGCACGTGAAAGTGGTTCAGTAA
- the rpmE gene encoding 50S ribosomal protein L31, with amino-acid sequence MKKGIHPEMKLVTVKCACGAEHTFYTTVDNIRIDVCSNCHPFYTSGGKGGVLIVDTEGRVEKFRRKYGDNY; translated from the coding sequence GTGAAAAAGGGAATACATCCAGAGATGAAGCTCGTAACTGTTAAGTGTGCGTGTGGTGCTGAGCACACTTTTTACACGACGGTTGACAATATAAGAATCGACGTGTGTTCTAACTGCCATCCGTTCTACACCTCCGGTGGAAAAGGTGGCGTTCTCATAGTGGATACGGAGGGTAGAGTGGAGAAGTTCAGAAGGAAGTACGGAGACAACTATTGA
- a CDS encoding S1 RNA-binding domain-containing protein, whose protein sequence is MKVGELVKGKVSKIVKYGAFVDIEGGERGFIHISKISKNYVKRIEDYLHEGQEISAKVIGRARNGGWELSLKDLEEETPKTGEKSEEKKNMDFEKKLSRFLKESSQKLSEYKKRLEKKGRRSAW, encoded by the coding sequence GTGAAAGTTGGTGAACTTGTGAAGGGAAAGGTTTCTAAGATCGTGAAGTACGGAGCCTTCGTGGATATCGAAGGGGGGGAAAGAGGATTCATTCACATTTCCAAGATCTCCAAAAACTATGTGAAGAGAATCGAAGATTACCTTCACGAGGGGCAGGAGATATCCGCGAAGGTGATAGGAAGAGCCAGAAACGGCGGCTGGGAACTTTCCCTGAAAGATCTTGAAGAAGAAACACCAAAGACAGGTGAGAAATCTGAAGAAAAGAAAAATATGGATTTCGAGAAAAAGCTATCCAGATTCTTGAAAGAAAGCAGTCAGAAGCTTTCCGAATACAAGAAGAGACTCGAGAAAAAAGGCAGAAGAAGCGCATGGTAA
- a CDS encoding L,D-transpeptidase family protein yields MLFQTLLADHLLELKSVSEDHVTLSVKKLYEGEITTFLLYSPAGFVFPEKVKNSDYTFEVDFEGPFFPIVEGVNSFGKRMYRVAPQVLRVPLEKPETRVISDIKNGEVLVYVFIQSPEGVVPVSLNLEGKRFRFFNLEGKWICVFKSFLEDGAHELEITFNGPYGYTFSLKKEIYVIKRVAVPMRGEDGAFDYTVFAEHVVKRGETLWSIANQYGVRVGDIVLINRLEDPDRIVAGQVLKIGRVYFRENPVTIVVNLFSSKLALYYDGVLLKVYPVALGRSDATPPGRYWVLRKEIDPALYWFGEYISPRTPLNGLGTRYLQLSDPTYAIHGTSKPWEIGKRISHGCIRMFNRDVEEIDAFAGVGTEVVVVKEDKEFPERIY; encoded by the coding sequence ATGTTGTTTCAAACCTTGCTGGCGGATCACCTTCTTGAACTGAAGAGCGTTTCTGAAGATCACGTGACTCTCTCCGTAAAAAAACTCTACGAAGGAGAAATAACGACCTTTCTTCTCTACTCCCCGGCGGGATTTGTGTTTCCTGAAAAAGTGAAAAACAGCGATTACACCTTCGAGGTGGATTTCGAAGGCCCCTTCTTTCCAATTGTTGAAGGTGTGAATTCTTTCGGGAAGAGGATGTACCGTGTGGCACCTCAGGTTTTGAGGGTACCTCTGGAGAAACCCGAAACAAGAGTGATCTCGGACATAAAAAACGGAGAAGTTCTGGTGTACGTGTTCATTCAGTCTCCAGAAGGTGTGGTACCTGTCTCGTTAAACCTGGAGGGAAAGAGATTCAGATTCTTCAACCTGGAAGGGAAGTGGATCTGCGTCTTCAAGTCCTTTCTCGAAGATGGTGCGCACGAACTGGAAATTACTTTCAACGGTCCATACGGTTACACCTTCAGCTTGAAGAAAGAAATCTACGTTATAAAACGCGTTGCGGTACCTATGAGGGGAGAAGATGGCGCTTTCGACTACACTGTGTTTGCCGAGCACGTTGTGAAGAGAGGAGAAACACTCTGGAGCATAGCCAATCAATACGGTGTGAGAGTTGGAGACATCGTTTTGATAAACCGCCTGGAAGATCCCGACAGGATAGTGGCTGGTCAGGTTTTGAAGATCGGAAGGGTCTATTTCCGGGAGAATCCAGTCACAATAGTTGTGAATCTGTTTTCATCTAAGCTCGCTCTTTACTACGATGGGGTTCTGCTCAAAGTTTATCCCGTGGCCCTTGGAAGGAGTGACGCCACACCTCCGGGACGTTACTGGGTTCTCAGAAAAGAGATAGATCCTGCCCTCTACTGGTTTGGGGAGTACATATCCCCCAGAACCCCTCTCAACGGACTTGGAACGAGGTATCTGCAGTTATCGGATCCCACGTATGCGATACACGGCACCTCGAAACCGTGGGAAATAGGAAAAAGGATCTCGCACGGTTGTATCAGGATGTTCAACAGAGATGTGGAAGAAATCGACGCTTTCGCTGGTGTTGGAACGGAAGTTGTGGTGGTGAAGGAAGATAAAGAATTTCCAGAAAGGATCTATTAA